The following are from one region of the Rattus rattus isolate New Zealand chromosome 13, Rrattus_CSIRO_v1, whole genome shotgun sequence genome:
- the Triml1 gene encoding probable E3 ubiquitin-protein ligase TRIML1 yields the protein MSVHEKISTADLMENLREELTCFICLDYFSSPVTTECGHSFCLTCLLKSWEEHNTPLSCPECWRTLGAPHFQANERLGRLANIGRQLRCQVLLSEDEQSNSGRAPGPSRVFSDDEQSVINFSPPNHGMNRVYFSTEAEEQHKEKLQDIVNILRKRKKEAQAILNHEKERVMLCKEETKTCKQVVVSEYMKMHQFLKEEEQLQLQLLEKEEKENVKKLRENEIHLTQQVRRINKMIGRIESIYQNLTLESFEEVRGAMDRYESLLFQCPETTITELSLCRITGMREMLRKFSTDITLDPATANAYLLLSDDLKSVRYGGTKQQLPDNPERFDQSATVLGAQIFTCGRHYWEVEVGKKTEWEVGICKDSVNRKGNLPKPPGDLFSLIGLKIGDDYSLWVSSPLKGQHVREPVHKVGVFLDYDSGHIAFYNVTDESLIYSFPPCSFHEALRPIFSPCLPNEGTNTDPLIICHI from the exons ATGTCTGTCCATGAGAAAATTTCCACAGCAGATTTGATGGAGAACCTCAGGGAAGAGCTCACCTGCTTCATCTGCTTAGATTATTTTAGCAGTCCAGTGACCACCGAGTGTGGGCACAGCTTTTGTCTGACGTGCCTCCTGAAGAGCTGGGAGGAGCACAACACACCTTTGTCTTGTCCCGAGTGCTGGAGGACTTTGGGAGCCCCTCATTTCCAAGCCAATGAGCGCCTGGGACGACTGGCTAACATTGGCAGACAGCTCAGATGCCAGGTGCTGCTGAGCGAGGACGAGCAGAGCAACAGTGGGAGAGCACCGGGGCCCAGTAGGGTGTTCTCTGACGATGAGCAGAGTGTCATTAATTTCTCACCTCCAAATCATGGCATGAACAGGGTctatttctcaactgaggctgaGGAGCAGCACAAA GAAAAACTCCAGGACATCGTAAATATTTTacggaaaaggaagaaggaagctcaagCCATTCTGAACCATGAGAAGGAGCGTGTAATGCTGTGTAAG GAGGAGACAAAGACCTGTAAGCAGGTCGTCGTGTCTGAGTACATGAAGATGCACCAGTTcctgaaggaagaggagcagctccagctccagcttctggagaaggaggaaaaggagaacgTGAAGAAGCTGAGGGAAAACGAGATCCATCTGACCCAGCAAGTCCGCCGCATCAACAAAATGATTGGTCGGATCGAGTCCATCTATCAGAACTTGACCTTAGAGTCTTTTGAG GAAGTCAGAGGAGCCATGGATCG GTATGAGTCCCTGTTGTTTCAGTGTCCAGAGACAACCATCACGGAACTGAGTCTGTGTCGCATCACCGGGATGAGGGAGATGCTGAGAAAATTCAGTA CAGATATAACTCTAGATCCAGCCACAGCCAACGCTTACCTACTTTTGTCCGACGATCTCAAAAGTGTGCGATACGGAGGGACCAAACAGCAATTACCTGACAACCCCGAGCGATTTGATCAGTCTGCCACTGTGTTGGGAGCCCAGATCTTCACCTGTGGGAGACACTACTGGGAGGTGGAAGTGGGAAAGAAGACGGAGTGGGAAGTGGGTATCTGCAAGGACTCTGTGAACAGAAAGGGGAATCTCCCCAAACCTCCTGGGGACCTCTTCTCACTCATAGGCTTAAAAATCGGTGACGATTATAGTCTCTGGGTTTCATCGCCCCTGAAAGGTCAACATGTCCGAGAGCCAGTGCATAAAGTTGGGGTGTTCTTGGACTATGACTCTGGACACATAGCATTCTACAATGTGACCGATGAGTCCCTCATCTACAGTTTCCCTCCATGCTCTTTCCACGAAGCTCTCAGACCTATCTTTTCTCCTTGTCTCCCAAATGAGGGAACAAATACAGACCCTCTTATCATCTGCCACATCTGA